A genomic region of Sphingobium sp. HWE2-09 contains the following coding sequences:
- a CDS encoding glycerophosphodiester phosphodiesterase → MIGRGLARIGLFLLMSLTPLFAVPAAAEPILIAHRGASGERPEHTLASYERAIDQGADFIEPDLVLTKDGVLVARHENEIGGTTDVADHPEFADRKTTKKIDGIDMVGWFTEDFTLAELRTLHARERLPDLRPANKRFNDLYQIPTFEEIVKLVRAKEAETGRRIGLYPETKHPSYFAALGLPHQAALLDLLSRYGYQTEADPVFIQSFEVGNLKALRAATRLRLIQLVDAEGGPADMPGTSYADMLTVQGLTQIATYADGIGPSATLVIAPEGPTALVGRAHDAGLQVHVWTLRMENSFLPAQYQRADDPQGRGDFASWVRAIANTGVDGIFSDFPGQARAAMGPAR, encoded by the coding sequence GTGATCGGGCGGGGGCTGGCGCGCATCGGACTGTTCCTGCTGATGAGCCTCACCCCCCTGTTTGCTGTCCCTGCCGCAGCCGAGCCGATCCTGATCGCCCATCGCGGCGCCAGCGGCGAACGGCCCGAACATACGCTTGCCAGCTATGAGCGCGCGATCGACCAGGGCGCGGATTTCATCGAACCCGATCTGGTGCTGACCAAGGACGGCGTGCTTGTCGCCCGGCATGAAAATGAGATTGGCGGCACCACCGATGTCGCCGATCATCCCGAATTTGCCGATCGCAAGACGACGAAGAAGATCGACGGCATCGATATGGTCGGCTGGTTCACGGAGGATTTCACCCTCGCCGAACTGCGCACGCTGCACGCGCGCGAACGGCTGCCCGACCTGCGCCCGGCCAACAAGCGCTTCAACGACCTGTATCAGATCCCGACCTTCGAAGAGATAGTGAAGCTGGTCCGCGCCAAGGAGGCCGAAACCGGCCGCCGCATCGGCCTCTATCCCGAAACCAAGCATCCCAGCTATTTCGCGGCCCTTGGCCTGCCGCATCAGGCGGCGCTGCTCGATCTGCTGAGCCGCTACGGCTATCAGACGGAGGCTGACCCGGTCTTCATCCAGTCGTTCGAGGTTGGCAATCTGAAAGCCTTGCGCGCCGCGACCCGGCTGCGCCTGATCCAACTGGTCGATGCGGAGGGCGGCCCGGCCGACATGCCCGGCACCAGTTATGCCGACATGCTGACGGTGCAGGGGCTGACGCAGATCGCCACCTATGCCGACGGGATCGGCCCGTCCGCTACGCTGGTGATCGCGCCCGAAGGCCCGACAGCCCTGGTCGGCCGCGCCCATGATGCGGGCTTGCAGGTGCATGTCTGGACGCTGCGCATGGAAAACAGCTTCCTGCCCGCCCAATATCAGCGCGCCGACGATCCGCAGGGGCGCGGCGACTTCGCCTCCTGGGTCCGGGCGATCGCCAATACCGGCGTCGATGGCATCTTCAGCGATTTTCCTGGGCAGGCCCGCGCGGCGATGGGACCGGCCCGCTAA
- a CDS encoding ArsC family reductase produces MITMYGIKNCDTIKKARNWLDNERVSYSFHDYKVAGVDKAKLEEWVMEHGWETVLNRSGTTFKALDAGDKAHIDADKAILLMITNPSMIKRPILDTGKQTIIGFKATTYENALQGVTA; encoded by the coding sequence ATGATTACCATGTACGGCATCAAAAATTGCGACACGATCAAGAAGGCCCGCAACTGGCTGGACAATGAACGTGTCAGCTACAGCTTCCATGACTATAAGGTCGCGGGCGTCGACAAGGCGAAGCTGGAGGAATGGGTGATGGAACATGGTTGGGAAACCGTCCTCAACCGGTCCGGCACGACCTTCAAGGCGCTGGACGCCGGGGACAAGGCGCATATCGATGCGGACAAGGCGATCCTGCTGATGATCACCAATCCCTCGATGATCAAGCGCCCGATCCTGGACACCGGCAAGCAGACGATCATCGGGTTCAAGGCGACGACCTACGAAAATGCCTTGCAGGGCGTGACGGCGTGA
- a CDS encoding RidA family protein: MLRQLISSGSPFEAQVGYSRAVVQGDWCFVAGTTGTDPVTKTMPDDVVEQGRNALTVIGKALEDAGFAFADVVRVTYYITDAAYWDVMGEIAGPVFGDIRPAASCVVAGLVKPDMKIEIEVTAFKG; the protein is encoded by the coding sequence ATGCTCCGCCAGCTCATTTCCTCCGGCTCGCCTTTCGAGGCGCAGGTCGGCTATTCGCGCGCCGTCGTCCAAGGCGACTGGTGCTTCGTCGCCGGAACGACCGGCACCGATCCCGTTACCAAGACGATGCCGGACGATGTGGTGGAGCAGGGCCGCAATGCGCTGACGGTCATCGGCAAGGCGCTGGAGGATGCGGGCTTTGCCTTCGCCGACGTGGTGCGCGTGACCTATTATATCACCGATGCGGCCTATTGGGACGTGATGGGCGAAATCGCCGGGCCGGTATTCGGCGACATCCGCCCGGCGGCCAGCTGCGTCGTTGCAGGCCTGGTAAAGCCGGACATGAAGATCGAAATCGAAGTCACCGCCTTCAAAGGGTAA
- a CDS encoding thermonuclease family protein: MAKQHDRRRQPSPKERIEQAWLAEARRAGAGRFRAPPRKRGGISGLALVYMLCLGLLLGWYGPDWLARFDPASVAIPIANAPIHSIPTDSLSADFGFCHSGGGTNCVVDGDTFWFRGEKIRIADIDTPETHGPACAAEGALGARATQRLQTLMNAGRFSLETGDRDSDRYGRALRVVTRGGQSIGEQLVAEGLARPWDGRRHPWC; the protein is encoded by the coding sequence ATGGCGAAACAGCATGATCGACGGCGGCAACCGTCCCCCAAAGAGCGGATCGAACAGGCCTGGCTGGCGGAAGCACGCCGCGCGGGTGCGGGCCGGTTTCGCGCACCGCCGCGCAAACGTGGCGGGATCAGCGGCTTGGCGCTGGTCTATATGCTGTGCCTGGGCCTGCTGCTGGGCTGGTACGGGCCGGATTGGCTGGCGCGGTTCGATCCGGCGTCCGTTGCCATTCCCATTGCGAATGCGCCGATCCACAGCATCCCCACCGACAGCCTGTCCGCCGATTTCGGCTTTTGCCATAGCGGCGGCGGGACCAACTGCGTGGTCGATGGCGATACCTTCTGGTTCCGCGGTGAGAAGATTCGCATTGCCGATATCGATACGCCTGAAACCCACGGCCCCGCCTGCGCCGCGGAGGGCGCTTTGGGCGCACGGGCGACGCAGCGGTTGCAGACGCTGATGAATGCGGGCCGCTTTTCGCTGGAAACCGGCGATCGGGACAGCGATCGCTACGGCCGCGCCCTCCGGGTGGTGACGCGCGGCGGCCAGTCGATCGGCGAACAGCTGGTCGCCGAAGGACTGGCCCGCCCATGGGATGGCCGCCGCCACCCCTGGTGCTGA
- a CDS encoding glycine zipper 2TM domain-containing protein gives MHFSLKHTIAALSLGVMALTGIAATPAFAQPGRDYRERREDRRDIRQDRREIRQDRREIRRDVRQDRRAIRRDIRQDRRADRRDYGRPGVGRPGRPVYSYDWNRPDLRYGRAYQPHRYYRSGYAPVRVDRRTRIYRGNDNRYYCRRSDGTTGLIVGAALGGLLGNQLAQGQSNILGTLIGGGAGAVLGREIDRGGVSCR, from the coding sequence ATGCATTTCTCGTTGAAACACACCATCGCCGCGCTGTCGCTTGGCGTAATGGCGCTGACCGGCATCGCCGCCACGCCTGCCTTTGCCCAGCCAGGCCGCGACTATCGCGAACGGCGCGAAGACCGCCGAGACATTCGGCAGGATCGCCGGGAGATACGCCAGGACCGCCGCGAAATCCGGCGGGACGTGCGGCAGGATCGGCGCGCCATTCGCCGCGATATCCGTCAGGACCGCCGGGCCGATCGCCGCGATTATGGCCGCCCCGGCGTCGGCCGTCCCGGCCGTCCGGTCTATAGCTATGACTGGAACCGGCCCGATTTGCGCTATGGCCGCGCCTATCAGCCGCATCGCTATTACCGTAGCGGCTATGCGCCGGTCCGGGTCGATCGCCGCACCCGCATCTATCGCGGCAATGACAATCGCTATTATTGCCGCCGTTCGGACGGCACGACCGGCCTGATCGTCGGTGCGGCGCTGGGCGGTCTGCTCGGCAACCAGCTGGCGCAGGGGCAGTCCAACATTCTGGGCACGCTGATCGGCGGTGGCGCCGGTGCCGTACTGGGTCGTGAAATCGATCGGGGTGGCGTGAGCTGCCGCTAA
- a CDS encoding ribonucleotide-diphosphate reductase subunit beta: protein MPLLQASKVYKPFEYPWAYEYWKRQQQLHWLPEEVPLGEDCRDWAQKLSDHERNLLTQIFRFFTQADVEVQDCYHEKYGRVFKPTEVKMMLTAFSNMETVHIAAYSHLLDTIGMPESEYSAFMQYKEMKDKHDYLQQFGVDTDEDIARTLAMFGGFTEGLQLFASFAMLMNFPRFNKMKGMGQIVTWSIRDETLHCEGIIKLFHAFCAERNCLTPAVKDDIMDMCQKTVRIEDAFVDLVFEMGPVPGMTPKDIKKYVRYIADWRLGQLGLKPIYMIDEHPLPWLAPMLNGVEHANFFETRATEYSKGATRGQWNDVWDAFDRRQKIKGGDAANADDADPDMFKAAGIAAE from the coding sequence ATGCCTCTTCTCCAAGCCTCCAAGGTGTACAAGCCCTTCGAATATCCCTGGGCCTATGAATATTGGAAGCGCCAGCAGCAGCTGCACTGGCTGCCCGAGGAAGTGCCCTTGGGTGAGGATTGCCGCGACTGGGCGCAGAAGCTGTCCGACCACGAGCGCAACCTGCTGACGCAGATCTTCCGCTTCTTCACCCAAGCCGACGTGGAAGTGCAGGATTGCTACCACGAAAAATATGGCCGCGTGTTCAAGCCGACCGAGGTCAAGATGATGCTGACCGCGTTCAGCAACATGGAAACCGTCCACATCGCCGCCTACTCGCATCTGCTCGACACGATCGGCATGCCCGAAAGCGAATATAGCGCCTTCATGCAGTATAAGGAGATGAAGGACAAACACGACTATCTGCAGCAATTCGGCGTCGACACGGACGAGGATATCGCCCGCACGCTCGCCATGTTCGGCGGCTTTACCGAAGGCCTGCAGCTGTTCGCCTCCTTCGCGATGCTGATGAACTTCCCGCGCTTCAACAAGATGAAGGGCATGGGGCAGATCGTCACCTGGTCGATCCGCGACGAAACGCTCCATTGCGAAGGCATCATCAAGCTGTTCCACGCCTTCTGCGCGGAACGCAACTGCCTGACCCCCGCGGTCAAGGACGACATCATGGACATGTGCCAGAAGACGGTGCGGATCGAGGATGCCTTTGTCGATCTCGTCTTCGAAATGGGTCCGGTGCCCGGCATGACGCCCAAGGACATCAAGAAATATGTCCGCTATATCGCCGACTGGCGGCTGGGCCAGCTGGGCCTGAAACCCATCTACATGATCGACGAGCATCCGCTGCCCTGGCTCGCCCCGATGCTGAACGGCGTCGAGCACGCCAACTTCTTCGAAACCCGCGCGACCGAATATTCGAAGGGCGCGACCCGCGGCCAGTGGAACGACGTGTGGGACGCGTTCGACCGCCGCCAGAAGATCAAGGGCGGCGATGCGGCAAATGCCGACGATGCGGACCCGGACATGTTCAAGGCGGCAGGCATCGCGGCGGAGTGA
- a CDS encoding DUF2171 domain-containing protein, protein MVDLSSIQEHAEVIGADGVHVGTVDHVDGDRIKLTKKDSSAEVDGATGAHEGHHHYISQGLIAAVEDDGTVRLSANADVAVTFEEEE, encoded by the coding sequence ATGGTCGACCTTAGCAGCATTCAGGAACATGCCGAAGTGATCGGCGCCGATGGCGTGCATGTCGGCACCGTCGATCATGTCGATGGCGACCGTATCAAGCTGACCAAGAAGGACAGCAGCGCTGAGGTCGATGGCGCGACCGGCGCGCATGAAGGACATCATCATTATATCAGCCAAGGCCTGATCGCGGCGGTCGAGGATGACGGCACGGTGCGGCTTTCCGCCAATGCCGACGTCGCAGTGACGTTCGAAGAAGAAGAATGA
- a CDS encoding ribonucleoside-diphosphate reductase subunit alpha codes for MDDLMDDAKVEQTLLAMAEATATPKAEPEALTSSTVQVRRFDVKTDASRDALLTEFGKDTLNDRYLLPGESYQDLFARVASAYADDQDHAQRVYDYISQLWFMPATPVLSNGGTGRGLPISCYLNSVDDSLEGIVNTWNENVWLASRGGGIGTYWGNVRGIGEPVGLNGKTSGIIPFVRVMDSLTLAISQGSLRRGSAACYLDVSHPEIEEFLEIRKTSGDFNRKALNLHHGVLLTDEFMEAVRDGAEFHLRSPKDQSIRGTVNARALFQKLVEVRLATGEPYIVFNDTVNRMMPKHHRELGLKVSTSNLCSEITLPTGRDHLGNDRTAVCCLSSMNLETWDEWKDHPTFAEDIMRFLDNVLQDYIDRAPPEMARAKYSAMRERSVGLGVMGFHSFLQARNIPFEGAMAKSWNLRIFKHINAQVNEASMMLAQERGPCPDAADQGVMERFSCKMAIAPTASISIICGGTSACIEPIPANIYTHKTLSGSFSIKNPYLEKLLVAKAKDSSAVWNSILEKGGSVQHLDFLSQEEKDTFKTSFEIDQRWLLELAADRTPYIDQAQSLNLFIPADVEKWDLLMLHFRAWELGIKSLYYLRSKSVQRAGFAGGVEADNTIDAPKFEIGETTDYDECLACQ; via the coding sequence ATGGACGATCTGATGGACGACGCGAAGGTGGAGCAGACCCTGCTGGCCATGGCGGAAGCGACGGCGACGCCGAAAGCGGAGCCAGAGGCGCTGACCTCTTCCACCGTGCAGGTGCGCCGGTTCGATGTGAAAACTGACGCGTCGCGCGACGCGTTGCTGACGGAGTTCGGCAAGGACACGCTGAACGACCGCTATCTGCTGCCCGGCGAATCCTATCAGGATCTCTTCGCTCGGGTGGCGTCGGCCTATGCCGACGATCAGGATCATGCCCAGCGCGTCTATGACTATATCTCGCAGCTGTGGTTCATGCCTGCGACGCCGGTCTTGTCGAACGGCGGCACCGGTCGCGGTCTGCCGATCAGCTGCTATCTCAACAGCGTGGACGACAGCCTGGAAGGCATCGTCAACACCTGGAACGAGAATGTCTGGCTCGCCTCGCGCGGCGGCGGCATCGGCACCTATTGGGGCAATGTGCGCGGCATCGGCGAACCGGTGGGCCTCAATGGCAAGACCAGCGGCATCATTCCCTTCGTCCGCGTGATGGACTCGCTGACCCTGGCGATCAGCCAGGGCAGCCTGCGCCGCGGCTCCGCCGCCTGCTATCTCGACGTCTCCCACCCGGAGATCGAGGAGTTTCTGGAAATCCGCAAGACGTCCGGCGACTTCAACCGCAAGGCGCTGAACCTGCATCATGGCGTGCTGCTGACCGACGAGTTTATGGAAGCGGTGCGCGACGGCGCGGAATTCCATCTGCGCAGCCCGAAGGACCAGTCGATCCGTGGCACGGTCAATGCCCGCGCCCTGTTCCAGAAGCTGGTCGAAGTGCGGCTGGCGACCGGCGAGCCCTATATCGTGTTCAACGACACGGTGAACCGCATGATGCCCAAACATCATCGCGAACTGGGGCTGAAGGTATCGACCTCCAATCTCTGCTCGGAAATCACGCTGCCTACGGGTCGCGACCATCTGGGCAATGATCGCACCGCGGTGTGCTGCCTGTCGTCGATGAACCTGGAAACCTGGGACGAGTGGAAGGATCATCCGACCTTCGCCGAGGATATCATGCGCTTCCTCGACAACGTCCTGCAGGACTATATCGACCGCGCTCCGCCCGAAATGGCGCGCGCCAAGTACAGCGCGATGCGCGAACGCTCGGTGGGCCTTGGCGTTATGGGCTTCCACAGCTTCCTGCAGGCGCGCAATATCCCGTTCGAAGGCGCGATGGCCAAGTCGTGGAACCTGCGCATCTTCAAGCATATCAACGCCCAGGTGAACGAAGCGTCGATGATGCTGGCGCAGGAGCGCGGCCCGTGCCCCGACGCCGCCGACCAGGGCGTGATGGAGCGCTTTTCCTGCAAGATGGCGATCGCGCCCACCGCGTCGATCTCCATCATCTGCGGCGGCACGTCGGCCTGTATCGAGCCGATCCCAGCGAACATCTACACGCACAAGACGCTATCGGGCAGCTTCTCGATCAAGAATCCGTATCTGGAAAAGCTGCTGGTCGCCAAGGCGAAGGACAGCAGCGCGGTGTGGAATTCGATCCTGGAAAAGGGCGGCTCGGTCCAGCATCTCGACTTCCTGAGCCAGGAAGAAAAGGACACGTTCAAGACCAGCTTCGAAATCGACCAGCGCTGGCTGCTCGAACTGGCCGCCGACCGCACGCCCTATATCGATCAGGCGCAGTCGCTGAACCTGTTCATCCCGGCGGATGTCGAAAAATGGGATCTGCTCATGCTCCACTTCCGCGCATGGGAACTGGGCATCAAGTCGCTCTACTATCTACGCTCGAAGAGCGTGCAGCGCGCGGGCTTCGCCGGCGGGGTGGAGGCCGACAACACGATCGACGCGCCCAAGTTCGAAATCGGCGAGACCACCGACTATGACGAGTGTCTTGCCTGCCAATAA
- a CDS encoding glutathione S-transferase family protein: MILYYHPLSSYCWKVLIAFYENGAPFAPRMLEDEGVAAEWQALWPIGKFPLLHDPARDATIGEASIIIEYLAQHEAGTFRPIPADPDAALETRLMDRLFDNYVMTPMQQLVADRMRPQGQNDAIGAAQARDLLGKGYALIESRMAGRRWAVGEAFTLADCAAAPALFYADKIMPLGAAHPTLTAYLARLEARPSFARVLAEKQPWWHLFPFANG; this comes from the coding sequence ATGATTCTCTACTATCACCCCTTGTCGTCCTATTGCTGGAAGGTGCTGATCGCCTTCTACGAAAATGGCGCGCCGTTTGCCCCACGAATGCTGGAGGACGAAGGCGTCGCGGCGGAGTGGCAGGCGCTCTGGCCGATCGGCAAATTCCCGCTGCTGCACGATCCGGCGCGCGACGCGACCATCGGCGAAGCCAGTATCATCATCGAATATCTCGCCCAGCATGAAGCCGGCACATTCCGCCCCATCCCGGCCGATCCCGATGCGGCGCTGGAAACGCGGCTGATGGATCGGCTGTTCGACAATTATGTGATGACACCGATGCAGCAGCTGGTGGCCGACCGGATGCGGCCGCAGGGCCAGAACGACGCCATCGGCGCAGCGCAGGCGCGCGACCTGCTGGGCAAGGGCTACGCCCTGATCGAATCGCGCATGGCGGGACGGCGCTGGGCCGTGGGGGAGGCGTTCACCCTGGCCGACTGCGCCGCCGCCCCGGCACTGTTCTATGCCGACAAGATCATGCCCCTGGGCGCGGCGCATCCGACATTGACGGCCTATCTCGCCCGGCTGGAAGCGCGACCCAGCTTTGCCCGCGTGCTGGCGGAGAAGCAGCCTTGGTGGCATCTCTTCCCCTTTGCGAACGGCTGA
- a CDS encoding fumarate hydratase → MTLIKTADLIDSVADALQFISYYHPMDYIRALGKAYDAEANPAAKDAIAQILTNSRMCAEGHRPICQDTGIVNVFVKWGMDCRLDDNSRSMQEVVDEGVRKAYLNPENRLRASILRDPAFARQNTKDNTPCVLNVEMVPGNKVVIDVAAKGGGSENKTKFKMMNPSDSIVDWVLEMIPQMGAGWCPPGMLGIGIGGTAEKAVALAKESLMEPIDMGELKLRGPQNKIEEMRIEIFDKVNALGIGAQGLGGLSTILDVKIYDYPCHAAGKPVAMIPNCAATRHAHFTLDGSGPAYLEAPKISEWPQVDWKPSKEAISVDLNTLTPEIVQSWKHGDRLLLNGKMLTGRDAAHKRIKDMLSRGEPLPVDFKGRVIYYVGPVDPVRDEVVGPAGPTTATRMDSFMDMMLEQGLLGCVGKAERGVAATESIARHKSAYLMAVGGAAYLVARAIKGAKVVGFEDLGMEAIYEFDVQDMPVTVAVDSEGQNVHRLAPLVWQEKIKREKLLEGA, encoded by the coding sequence ATGACGCTCATCAAGACCGCCGATCTGATCGACAGCGTGGCCGACGCGCTCCAGTTCATCAGCTATTATCATCCGATGGATTATATCCGCGCGCTGGGCAAAGCCTATGACGCCGAAGCCAATCCGGCGGCCAAGGACGCCATCGCGCAGATCCTGACCAACAGCCGCATGTGCGCGGAGGGGCATCGCCCGATCTGCCAGGACACCGGCATCGTCAACGTCTTCGTCAAATGGGGCATGGACTGCCGCCTGGACGATAACAGCCGCTCCATGCAGGAGGTCGTGGATGAGGGCGTGCGCAAGGCGTACCTCAACCCCGAAAACCGCCTGCGCGCCTCGATCCTGCGCGATCCGGCCTTCGCCCGCCAGAATACCAAGGACAACACGCCCTGCGTGCTGAACGTGGAAATGGTGCCGGGCAACAAGGTGGTGATCGACGTCGCGGCCAAGGGCGGCGGGTCGGAGAACAAGACCAAGTTCAAGATGATGAACCCCAGCGACTCGATCGTCGATTGGGTGCTGGAGATGATCCCGCAGATGGGCGCTGGCTGGTGCCCGCCGGGCATGTTGGGCATCGGCATCGGCGGCACCGCGGAAAAGGCGGTGGCGCTCGCGAAGGAAAGCCTGATGGAACCCATCGACATGGGCGAACTGAAGCTGCGCGGACCGCAGAACAAGATCGAGGAAATGCGGATCGAGATTTTCGACAAGGTCAATGCGCTGGGCATCGGCGCGCAGGGACTGGGTGGCCTCTCCACCATCCTCGACGTCAAGATTTACGACTATCCCTGCCATGCGGCGGGCAAGCCGGTGGCGATGATCCCCAATTGCGCCGCCACCCGTCATGCGCATTTCACGCTGGACGGTTCCGGCCCCGCTTATCTCGAAGCGCCCAAGATTTCCGAATGGCCGCAGGTCGACTGGAAGCCGAGCAAGGAGGCGATCAGCGTCGATCTCAACACGCTGACGCCGGAAATCGTGCAAAGCTGGAAGCATGGCGACCGGCTGCTGCTGAACGGCAAGATGCTGACCGGCCGCGACGCCGCGCACAAGCGGATCAAGGATATGCTGAGCCGCGGCGAGCCGCTGCCGGTCGATTTCAAGGGCCGCGTCATTTACTATGTCGGCCCGGTCGATCCGGTGCGCGACGAAGTGGTCGGCCCGGCCGGTCCCACCACCGCGACCCGCATGGACAGCTTCATGGACATGATGCTGGAACAGGGGCTGCTGGGCTGCGTCGGCAAGGCCGAACGCGGCGTCGCAGCGACGGAGAGCATCGCCAGGCATAAGAGCGCCTATCTGATGGCGGTCGGCGGCGCGGCATATCTGGTCGCCCGCGCGATCAAGGGCGCGAAGGTCGTGGGCTTTGAAGATCTGGGCATGGAGGCGATCTACGAATTCGACGTCCAGGACATGCCGGTGACCGTCGCAGTCGACAGCGAAGGCCAGAACGTCCACCGCCTGGCCCCGCTGGTGTGGCAGGAAAAGATCAAGCGCGAGAAGCTGCTCGAAGGCGCGTGA
- a CDS encoding endonuclease domain-containing protein, which yields MPPRRQTVEKARQLRRALTPPEVALWQWMRTRPQRLKFRRQHPLGPYVLDFYHAAARLAIEVDGAIHDDPRQMAHDARRDAWLQEQGISVLRIKAADVIDDLDAVTRLILDRSATSPPPLLRNGPPPRFARGGLEDSA from the coding sequence ATGCCGCCAAGAAGGCAGACTGTCGAGAAAGCGCGCCAGCTTCGCCGCGCCCTGACACCGCCCGAAGTCGCCCTTTGGCAATGGATGCGCACGCGGCCGCAAAGGTTGAAATTCCGGCGGCAGCACCCGCTTGGCCCTTATGTGCTGGATTTTTATCATGCCGCCGCGCGGTTGGCGATCGAGGTGGACGGCGCAATCCATGACGATCCCCGCCAGATGGCGCATGATGCGCGGCGCGATGCGTGGTTGCAGGAGCAAGGGATCAGCGTTCTGCGGATTAAAGCGGCGGACGTGATAGACGATCTCGACGCGGTGACACGGCTTATACTCGACCGTAGCGCGACTTCCCCTCCACCATTGCTTCGCAACGGTCCCCCTCCCCGCTTCGCGCGGGGAGGATTAGAAGATTCTGCATAA
- a CDS encoding DMT family transporter gives MITSPIWLPATLVAGAVQAWRTALQRRVSHSLSLNAAGLVRYLYGIPFTLLLLGGYTLFVAAPVPAIAPGFLLFSLGGGLAQIIATNLLITAFRHRNFVVGTAYSKTEAVQGALLSFLLLGERLSPLAWAGIGCGVVGVMLLSTGGKRMGPGDFLRALAQPAALTGIASGFFFALTAIGIRRATQAVGGDDRILAALLVLVATVLLQTLMQGAYLMLREPGEMRRVFASWRVSGQVGLLSALGSACWFTGFATAPVALVRIVGQIEVAFTMAFAHFYLKERIWRSEAAGLLLVVAGVALALMGAL, from the coding sequence ATGATCACATCCCCGATCTGGTTGCCCGCGACGCTGGTCGCCGGGGCCGTGCAGGCTTGGCGCACCGCCTTGCAGCGCCGCGTCAGCCACAGCCTGTCGCTCAACGCCGCAGGTCTGGTCCGCTATCTCTACGGCATTCCGTTTACGCTGCTGCTGCTGGGCGGCTATACGCTGTTCGTCGCCGCGCCGGTGCCTGCGATCGCCCCCGGCTTCCTGCTTTTTTCCCTCGGCGGCGGGCTGGCGCAGATCATTGCCACCAACCTGCTGATCACGGCGTTCCGCCATCGCAATTTCGTCGTCGGCACCGCCTATTCCAAGACAGAGGCGGTCCAGGGCGCGCTATTGTCCTTCCTCTTGCTGGGCGAGCGGCTCAGCCCCCTCGCCTGGGCCGGGATCGGTTGCGGCGTCGTCGGGGTGATGCTGTTGTCCACCGGCGGCAAACGGATGGGGCCGGGCGATTTCCTGCGCGCCCTTGCCCAGCCAGCCGCGCTCACCGGCATCGCGTCCGGCTTTTTCTTTGCGCTGACCGCGATCGGCATCCGTCGCGCGACGCAGGCGGTGGGTGGCGACGACCGCATCCTGGCCGCCCTGCTCGTGCTGGTCGCCACGGTGCTGCTCCAGACACTGATGCAGGGCGCCTATCTGATGCTGCGTGAACCCGGCGAGATGCGGCGGGTGTTCGCGAGTTGGCGGGTGTCGGGCCAAGTCGGGCTGCTCTCCGCGCTGGGCAGCGCGTGCTGGTTCACCGGCTTTGCCACGGCGCCCGTGGCGCTAGTGCGGATCGTCGGACAGATCGAGGTCGCCTTCACCATGGCGTTCGCCCATTTCTACCTGAAAGAACGGATTTGGCGCAGCGAAGCCGCCGGACTGTTGCTGGTGGTGGCCGGGGTCGCGCTGGCGCTCATGGGTGCTTTATGA